In the genome of Carnobacterium viridans, one region contains:
- a CDS encoding histidine phosphatase family protein: MEEGCTFYFVRHGQTYFNHYRRMQGWSNTPLTPEGREDVRSSGRGLADVAFDAAYTTDLSRTIETATIILEENKKGKEMTLHPMPEFREVFFGSFEGNDVDETWGKVNELMGYSSVAEMWAETSIPEQMNAFKEADPYHDAEDFLTFWLRVEQGLLKLIDKHRDTGDKVMIVAHGNTIRYLLNNLVPELENPQPLLNASVSVVKYYNGRYHLEAYNEVGHFKNLEN, translated from the coding sequence ATGGAAGAAGGATGCACTTTTTATTTTGTCCGTCATGGGCAAACATACTTTAATCATTATAGAAGAATGCAAGGTTGGTCTAACACACCTTTAACACCTGAAGGACGAGAAGATGTCCGCAGCAGTGGAAGAGGATTAGCAGATGTAGCATTCGATGCTGCTTATACAACTGACTTGAGTCGTACGATTGAAACGGCAACCATTATTTTGGAAGAAAATAAAAAAGGAAAAGAAATGACGCTGCATCCTATGCCGGAGTTTCGAGAAGTTTTCTTTGGTTCTTTTGAAGGAAATGATGTAGATGAAACATGGGGAAAAGTGAATGAGTTAATGGGTTACTCAAGTGTAGCTGAGATGTGGGCTGAAACGTCTATCCCTGAGCAGATGAATGCTTTTAAAGAAGCAGATCCATATCATGACGCTGAAGACTTTTTAACATTTTGGTTAAGGGTCGAACAAGGATTGCTTAAGTTAATCGATAAACACCGTGATACAGGTGATAAAGTTATGATCGTAGCGCATGGAAATACAATTCGTTACTTACTGAATAACTTGGTTCCAGAACTTGAAAACCCACAACCTTTATTAAATGCAAGTGTTTCAGTGGTTAAATACTACAACGGAAGATACCATTTAGAAGCCTATAACGAAGTGGGACACTTTAAAAATTTAGAAAACTAA
- a CDS encoding alpha/beta hydrolase, translating into MAIKSFFFEKGPQAVILMHAYSSTPNDVRMLGRALEKENYTVYAPLFRGHGTMEPEDILDASPKDWIEDAKEAIHFLQEKGYEEIAVFGLSLGGIIASKMVVDKEPILAGGTFCSPVIDFHKNNNVREEFLTFVRILKKKSGYSETDIANRMPEVERKLDNQLNEISELTQSMKAHYNEVTQPIFIAQAGQDEMIDPQVAVAFKEALTQASVVDFHWYENSKHAVTVGVDRKALQEDVSNFLKQLDWNGG; encoded by the coding sequence ATGGCTATAAAATCATTTTTTTTTGAAAAGGGGCCTCAAGCTGTTATTTTGATGCATGCCTACTCTAGTACACCGAATGACGTACGGATGTTGGGAAGAGCACTGGAGAAAGAAAATTATACCGTTTATGCACCGTTATTCAGAGGGCATGGCACAATGGAACCAGAGGATATTTTAGACGCATCACCAAAAGATTGGATAGAAGATGCAAAAGAAGCTATCCATTTTTTACAAGAAAAGGGCTACGAAGAAATTGCAGTATTTGGCCTGTCTCTAGGCGGAATCATAGCGTCAAAAATGGTAGTCGATAAAGAACCAATACTAGCTGGTGGTACGTTTTGCTCACCAGTAATCGATTTTCATAAGAACAACAATGTACGAGAAGAATTTTTAACTTTTGTGCGTATATTGAAAAAGAAATCTGGCTATTCTGAAACAGATATAGCTAACCGCATGCCAGAAGTAGAGCGGAAATTAGATAACCAATTAAATGAAATAAGTGAACTAACACAATCAATGAAGGCTCATTATAATGAGGTCACACAGCCCATTTTTATTGCACAAGCTGGTCAAGATGAAATGATTGATCCACAAGTTGCAGTCGCATTTAAAGAAGCATTAACACAAGCTTCTGTAGTTGATTTTCATTGGTATGAAAATAGCAAACATGCGGTAACGGTAGGTGTAGATAGAAAAGCCTTGCAAGAAGACGTTAGCAACTTTTTAAAACAGTTAGATTGGAATGGAGGATAA
- the rnr gene encoding ribonuclease R has protein sequence MNDKKALQEAILVFMKEHKKVSFQVSDISEGMGLTSAADFKVLVSSLAEMEREGKLFLNKKGHFKLPSNDPVLTGTFRASDRGFGFVAIEDEEKDIYIPPNMTNFALDGDKVTVDIIKPAEPWSDKGAEGKIKAIIERKFTQLVGEFYAYSEEGIEETGLYGYLDPQDKKITDIRVFIEAQGIKPVDGSIVVVEITLYPDDEFPRSMQGIVKKVVGHINDPGIDILTIVYKHGIPTEFSPEAIQQADDVPDKINESDFEGRRDLRDEVLVTIDGEDAKDLDDAVGLKLLDNGNYQLGVHIADVSYYVTEDSPLDKDAFERGTSVYLTDRVIPMIPQRLSNGICSLNPHVDRLTMSCVMEMTPDGEIVGQDIFQSVIRTTERMTYTEVNEILTDKNPEIRKKYSNLVDMFELMENLHHTLEKKRKSRGAIDFDTKEAKIIVDPEGKPLDIVLRERGVGERLIESFMLAANETVSEHFSKMEVPLIYRIHEQPDSDRMQKFMEFVTAFGITVKGTSQDVSPKTLQTVVNSVKGKPEEQVVSTMMLRSMKQAKYDVEPLGHFGLGAEYYSHFTSPIRRYPDLILHRLIRSYGEKGTGSAQKAKWENRLPDIAEQTSKAERRAVDAERETDALKKTEFMADKVGEIYEGIIGSVLKFGLFVELPNTVEGLVHISNMKDDYFNYIEEQMMLVGERTGVVYRIGQKVKVKITKADPETREIDFELVPDPNAPKYDGPKRSTKGRGRGNSQTRGKDSGSKEKFSSYKPKGKESSKKKSKPFYKEVAKKKKPKKK, from the coding sequence ATGAACGACAAAAAAGCATTACAAGAAGCGATTTTAGTTTTTATGAAAGAACATAAGAAAGTTTCGTTTCAAGTTAGTGATATCAGTGAGGGAATGGGTTTGACTAGTGCAGCCGATTTTAAAGTCCTCGTCAGTTCATTAGCTGAAATGGAGCGAGAAGGTAAACTCTTTTTAAATAAAAAAGGGCATTTTAAATTGCCAAGTAATGATCCTGTTTTAACCGGTACTTTCAGAGCAAGCGATCGTGGTTTTGGCTTTGTTGCAATCGAAGATGAGGAAAAGGACATTTATATCCCACCTAATATGACCAATTTTGCATTAGACGGAGATAAAGTAACGGTAGATATTATCAAGCCTGCGGAACCTTGGTCAGATAAAGGTGCTGAAGGAAAGATAAAGGCTATTATTGAACGTAAATTTACTCAATTAGTTGGGGAATTTTATGCGTACAGTGAAGAAGGAATTGAAGAAACGGGCTTATACGGCTACCTTGATCCTCAAGATAAAAAAATTACAGACATTCGTGTTTTTATTGAAGCACAAGGGATCAAACCGGTTGACGGCTCTATTGTTGTTGTAGAAATAACGTTGTATCCAGATGATGAATTTCCAAGAAGTATGCAAGGGATCGTTAAAAAAGTTGTCGGGCATATAAATGATCCTGGAATCGACATTTTAACCATTGTATATAAACACGGTATTCCAACTGAATTCTCTCCAGAGGCTATACAACAAGCAGATGATGTGCCGGATAAAATCAACGAATCGGACTTTGAAGGACGTCGCGATTTAAGAGATGAAGTTCTTGTGACGATCGATGGAGAAGACGCAAAAGATTTAGATGATGCTGTAGGCTTGAAATTATTAGATAACGGAAATTATCAACTTGGTGTTCATATAGCAGATGTTTCCTACTATGTAACAGAAGACAGTCCTTTAGACAAAGATGCATTTGAAAGAGGAACCAGCGTATACTTAACCGATCGAGTGATTCCAATGATTCCTCAACGTTTATCTAATGGAATCTGTTCGTTAAACCCTCATGTAGACCGTCTAACGATGAGCTGTGTGATGGAAATGACACCAGATGGAGAAATTGTCGGACAAGATATTTTCCAAAGTGTAATACGAACAACGGAACGGATGACGTATACTGAAGTAAACGAAATATTAACGGATAAGAATCCTGAAATACGTAAAAAATATAGTAATTTAGTAGACATGTTTGAGTTAATGGAAAATCTGCACCATACACTTGAGAAAAAACGTAAATCTCGTGGAGCGATTGATTTTGATACAAAAGAAGCCAAAATTATTGTTGACCCTGAAGGCAAGCCATTAGATATTGTATTAAGAGAACGTGGTGTTGGAGAACGCTTGATTGAATCCTTTATGTTGGCAGCGAATGAAACGGTATCTGAACATTTCTCTAAAATGGAAGTTCCGTTAATTTACCGTATCCATGAACAACCGGATAGTGATCGTATGCAAAAATTCATGGAATTTGTTACAGCATTTGGAATTACCGTTAAAGGAACTAGCCAAGATGTTTCTCCTAAGACATTACAAACAGTTGTTAATAGTGTTAAAGGTAAGCCTGAAGAACAAGTTGTTTCAACAATGATGTTAAGAAGCATGAAACAAGCTAAATATGATGTGGAACCATTAGGTCACTTTGGACTTGGAGCAGAATATTATTCGCACTTTACGTCTCCAATTCGTCGTTATCCAGACTTAATCCTGCATCGCTTGATTCGTTCATATGGTGAAAAAGGAACAGGTTCTGCTCAAAAAGCGAAATGGGAAAATCGGTTACCAGATATTGCTGAGCAAACGTCAAAAGCGGAACGTCGCGCAGTTGATGCTGAAAGAGAAACGGATGCATTGAAGAAAACTGAATTTATGGCCGATAAAGTTGGCGAAATCTATGAAGGAATCATTGGTTCTGTGTTGAAATTTGGTTTGTTTGTTGAATTGCCGAATACAGTTGAAGGCCTGGTCCATATTTCAAATATGAAAGACGACTACTTTAATTATATCGAGGAACAAATGATGCTCGTTGGAGAACGTACAGGGGTCGTTTACCGTATTGGACAAAAAGTAAAAGTAAAAATAACAAAAGCAGATCCTGAAACACGTGAAATTGATTTTGAGTTGGTACCAGATCCAAATGCACCTAAATATGATGGACCGAAACGTTCAACAAAAGGCAGAGGTAGAGGAAATAGTCAAACTCGTGGAAAAGATAGTGGTTCAAAAGAGAAATTTTCATCTTACAAACCTAAGGGAAAAGAATCAAGCAAAAAGAAAAGCAAGCCTTTTTATAAAGAGGTAGCTAAAAAGAAAAAACCTAAGAAAAAATAA
- the smpB gene encoding SsrA-binding protein SmpB, with product MPKGSGKVLAQNRKASYDFSILDTVEAGVVLQGTEIKSIRAGRINLKDGYAKIQNGEIYLHNVHISPYEQGNQFNHDPLRTRKLLMHKKQIMRLLGETKSSGNTLIPLKVYLKDGYAKVLIGLAKGKKKYDKREDLKRKDQKRELDRALRSR from the coding sequence ATGCCAAAAGGTTCAGGTAAAGTACTTGCACAAAATAGAAAAGCAAGCTATGATTTTTCAATATTAGATACAGTAGAAGCTGGGGTAGTATTGCAAGGAACAGAGATCAAGTCTATTAGAGCAGGTCGAATCAACTTAAAAGACGGCTATGCTAAGATTCAGAATGGTGAGATTTATTTACACAATGTTCATATCAGTCCTTATGAACAAGGTAATCAGTTTAATCATGATCCATTAAGAACGAGAAAATTATTGATGCATAAAAAACAAATCATGCGTTTGCTAGGAGAAACAAAATCTAGCGGAAACACATTGATTCCATTAAAAGTTTATTTAAAAGATGGTTATGCAAAAGTATTGATTGGCTTAGCTAAAGGGAAGAAAAAATACGATAAGCGTGAAGATTTGAAACGAAAAGATCAAAAACGCGAGTTAGATCGTGCCTTAAGATCAAGATAA
- the argC gene encoding N-acetyl-gamma-glutamyl-phosphate reductase: MKAAIVGATGYSALELIRLLNRHPHVTVTEMISHSHDEELLSDMYPHMKAIIEKPMIEYDLSYLEKEVDVVFFATPAGISKSLVPEVLKTSLQCIDLSGDFRLLKKDYEEWYGGEAAASEVQKKATFGLAEIYKEEIKNAAFISNPGCYSTAALLGLIPIVQTEWITKKGIVIDAKSGTSGAGRKLSRMTHFSEMNEALIPYKFGKHQHTPEIEHYLSKEAGEEIKVTLATHLVPMTRGLLCTMYLPLNQSVTSKDIWELYQSFYEHDPFIRLQPLGTLPQTKQVTGSNYVDIGIHVDERTEQLIIVVAIDNLVKGAAGQAIQNLNLMNDWPIDEGLEYSPLYP, encoded by the coding sequence ATGAAAGCAGCTATTGTTGGTGCAACGGGATATAGCGCATTAGAACTTATCCGTTTATTAAACCGACACCCACATGTAACCGTTACGGAGATGATTTCTCATTCTCATGATGAAGAATTGCTAAGTGATATGTATCCTCATATGAAAGCCATTATTGAAAAACCTATGATTGAATATGATCTTTCTTATCTTGAAAAAGAAGTAGATGTAGTGTTTTTTGCAACGCCAGCTGGTATCAGTAAGTCGTTGGTTCCAGAAGTTTTAAAAACGTCTCTGCAATGCATTGATTTAAGTGGAGATTTTAGGTTACTAAAGAAGGATTATGAAGAATGGTATGGAGGAGAGGCTGCAGCAAGTGAAGTGCAAAAAAAAGCTACATTTGGATTAGCTGAAATTTACAAAGAAGAAATAAAAAATGCTGCTTTCATTTCTAATCCGGGATGTTACTCAACCGCTGCTCTATTAGGATTGATTCCTATTGTTCAAACGGAATGGATTACCAAAAAGGGTATTGTTATTGATGCCAAAAGTGGTACTTCAGGCGCAGGACGTAAACTTTCAAGAATGACTCATTTCTCAGAAATGAATGAAGCGCTCATTCCTTATAAGTTTGGAAAGCATCAGCATACACCTGAGATTGAGCATTACTTATCTAAAGAAGCAGGTGAAGAAATAAAAGTGACTTTAGCGACCCACTTAGTACCTATGACCAGAGGACTCTTGTGTACTATGTATCTTCCATTGAACCAATCCGTAACATCAAAAGACATCTGGGAATTGTACCAATCCTTTTATGAACATGATCCTTTTATTCGCCTTCAACCACTTGGAACACTGCCTCAAACCAAACAAGTAACTGGAAGCAATTACGTTGATATAGGCATTCATGTCGATGAACGAACAGAACAATTGATCATTGTTGTAGCGATAGATAATTTAGTCAAAGGAGCAGCAGGTCAAGCAATTCAAAATTTGAACTTGATGAACGACTGGCCGATTGACGAAGGGTTAGAATATAGCCCTTTATACCCTTGA
- a CDS encoding DUF1015 domain-containing protein — MVKIKSFKAIRPTEKYASEIASLPYDVLNSKEARMIGDQNEKSFLHIDKAEIDLAEENSPYAQQVYQKAAENLKSFLQKGWLIQEDTEQFYLYQLTMNGRSQMGLVVCASIEDYVEKNIKKHEFTREEKEIDRIRHVDATDANTSPIFLTYRDQESIDALIEKWAVENEPIYHFSSFHDVEHTVWVINQEAVKDKLTQLFDQNVAELYIADGHHRTESAVKVALKRKEMYPDASNEAEFNFFLAVLFPKSQLAIWDYNRVVKGLIQEDFFEKVAEKFDVEKVSSPYKPEQPKTIGMYVNNEWYKLTVKPNFISNHPVQGLDVSLLQEYLLTPLFGIEDIRTDKRIDFIGGIRGMQALSDAVDEGSFSAAFSMYPTTIDELMCVADSGEVLPPKSTWFEPKLLSGLFVHDLESK; from the coding sequence ATGGTTAAAATTAAATCGTTTAAGGCTATTCGCCCAACTGAAAAATACGCAAGCGAAATTGCGTCTCTTCCTTATGATGTTTTGAATTCAAAAGAAGCGCGAATGATCGGCGATCAAAATGAGAAGTCATTTTTACACATTGATAAAGCTGAAATTGATTTAGCAGAAGAAAATTCTCCTTATGCGCAACAAGTGTATCAAAAAGCCGCAGAGAATTTAAAGTCTTTTTTACAAAAAGGTTGGTTGATCCAAGAGGACACTGAGCAGTTTTATCTTTATCAGTTAACGATGAATGGACGCTCGCAAATGGGATTAGTCGTTTGTGCATCAATTGAAGATTATGTAGAAAAGAACATAAAAAAGCATGAATTTACACGTGAGGAAAAAGAAATAGATCGTATTCGACACGTGGATGCAACGGACGCAAATACTAGTCCGATTTTTTTAACGTATCGAGATCAAGAATCGATTGATGCACTGATTGAAAAATGGGCAGTCGAAAATGAACCAATTTATCACTTCTCAAGTTTTCATGATGTAGAACATACAGTATGGGTCATTAATCAAGAGGCTGTTAAGGATAAGTTAACACAATTATTTGATCAAAACGTAGCGGAACTCTATATCGCGGATGGCCATCATCGGACTGAATCGGCTGTAAAAGTTGCATTAAAAAGAAAAGAGATGTACCCAGATGCATCAAATGAAGCAGAATTCAACTTTTTCTTGGCTGTACTGTTTCCTAAATCACAGTTGGCAATTTGGGATTACAACCGAGTAGTAAAAGGATTGATTCAAGAAGATTTTTTTGAAAAAGTTGCTGAAAAATTTGATGTTGAAAAAGTATCTTCTCCGTACAAACCTGAACAACCAAAGACAATCGGGATGTATGTGAATAACGAATGGTATAAATTAACTGTAAAACCCAACTTTATTTCGAATCATCCAGTACAAGGGCTAGATGTCTCTCTTTTGCAAGAGTATCTGTTGACGCCTTTGTTTGGTATAGAAGACATTCGTACAGATAAAAGAATTGATTTCATTGGTGGAATCCGAGGAATGCAAGCGTTGAGTGATGCTGTAGATGAAGGATCGTTTTCAGCAGCGTTTTCCATGTACCCTACGACGATTGATGAACTGATGTGTGTTGCAGATAGTGGCGAGGTATTGCCTCCGAAATCGACTTGGTTCGAGCCGAAGTTATTAAGTGGATTATTTGTCCACGATCTTGAAAGTAAGTAG
- a CDS encoding glutathione peroxidase, whose product MSVYDYTVNEIGGEEVSLSKYKGKVLVIVNTATECGLAPQLESLEKLYQTYKDQGLVVLGFPSNQFMNQEPREGEEIASFCQKNFGVSFQLHEKILLNGKKADPLYQYLTSETGNKKIKWNFTKFLIGRDGEIIKRFGSTTQPEKMETDIADAVANG is encoded by the coding sequence ATGTCTGTTTATGATTATACGGTGAATGAAATTGGTGGGGAAGAAGTTTCACTATCAAAATACAAAGGAAAAGTTTTAGTAATTGTGAATACAGCAACGGAATGTGGGCTGGCTCCTCAATTAGAAAGTTTGGAAAAATTGTATCAAACGTATAAAGATCAAGGACTAGTTGTATTGGGTTTTCCTTCAAACCAGTTCATGAATCAAGAGCCTCGTGAAGGAGAGGAAATTGCTAGCTTTTGTCAGAAAAATTTTGGCGTGTCCTTTCAACTACACGAAAAAATATTATTAAATGGAAAAAAGGCAGATCCTCTTTATCAATACTTGACTTCAGAAACGGGTAATAAAAAAATCAAATGGAATTTCACAAAATTCTTGATTGGTCGAGACGGAGAAATCATCAAACGATTTGGTTCAACAACTCAACCTGAAAAAATGGAAACAGATATAGCCGATGCAGTAGCAAATGGCTAA
- a CDS encoding fructose-1,6-bisphosphatase, which yields MDLTKKYLNLLAKEYPTIGDTTTEIINLEAIMNLPKGTEHFVSDVHGEYEAFQHVLRNGSGNIKEKIKEIFHNRLSQKEMNSLATLIYYPENKIRLVCSEFEDQEEVDEWYRLTLSRLIELCVFVASKYTRSKVRKALPNEFAYIIEELLSKDGNGYTNKEDYYSEIIGSIILLDRGSEFITAISYLIQRLVVDQLHVVGDIYDRGPYPDKIIDTLIEHHSVDVQWGNHDILWMGAASGSAVCIANVLRISARYDNLEIIEDAYGISLRQLLTFAEMTYPEDLNSCFYPKIDPNKEDYFEDEIRQITKMHQAISVIQFKLEGEIIKRHSEFQLDHRLLLSDIDYEKGTITIKGTEYPLLNTNFPTIDPADPYTLTAEEELVVEKLVTAFKNCERLQKHIAYLYSKGSMYLTYNDNLLFHGCMPLTEDGEFMGMEIQGEQYAGRKLLDKFEEVLRKGYLNKDHKDNEKYLDYVWYLWTGPVSSLFGKDQMTTFERYYVADKATHEEKKNAYYKMRNDEKTCEKILNEFGLEPLKGHIINGHTPVKEKRGEDPIKANGRIIVIDGGFSKAYQGTTGLAGYTLLYNSYGMVLVSHQPFTSVSEAIENEIDIMSTRRVIDRELDRKKVRETDVGKELTKQVSDLNALLAAYRNGDIIEKTRQNHTVLK from the coding sequence ATGGACTTAACTAAAAAGTACTTAAATTTATTAGCTAAAGAATATCCTACTATTGGAGACACAACTACTGAAATTATTAACTTAGAAGCGATTATGAATTTGCCTAAAGGTACAGAGCATTTTGTTAGCGATGTTCATGGAGAATATGAAGCTTTTCAACATGTGCTAAGAAATGGATCAGGCAATATAAAAGAGAAAATCAAAGAAATTTTTCATAATCGTTTAAGTCAAAAAGAAATGAACAGCTTAGCAACATTAATCTATTATCCAGAAAATAAAATTCGTTTAGTCTGTAGTGAATTCGAAGATCAAGAAGAAGTAGATGAATGGTATAGGTTGACGTTGTCACGTTTGATTGAATTATGTGTATTCGTAGCTTCCAAGTACACGCGATCAAAAGTCCGTAAGGCTTTGCCCAATGAATTTGCTTATATCATTGAAGAATTGTTATCCAAAGACGGAAATGGCTACACTAACAAAGAAGATTATTATAGTGAAATTATTGGCAGTATTATTTTATTAGATAGAGGGTCTGAGTTTATTACAGCTATTTCTTATCTTATTCAACGTCTTGTAGTAGATCAGCTCCATGTAGTCGGTGATATTTATGATAGAGGCCCTTACCCAGATAAAATCATTGATACCTTGATAGAACACCATTCGGTTGATGTTCAATGGGGCAATCACGATATTTTGTGGATGGGAGCGGCAAGTGGATCAGCGGTTTGTATTGCAAATGTTCTACGGATCAGTGCTCGCTATGATAATTTAGAAATTATTGAAGATGCTTATGGCATTTCATTACGCCAATTGCTTACATTTGCCGAAATGACTTATCCAGAAGACTTGAACAGTTGTTTTTATCCTAAAATAGACCCCAATAAAGAAGATTATTTTGAAGATGAAATCCGCCAAATCACAAAAATGCATCAAGCAATCTCAGTGATCCAATTTAAACTTGAAGGAGAAATTATCAAGCGTCACTCTGAGTTCCAATTAGATCACCGCTTGTTGTTAAGCGATATCGATTACGAAAAAGGAACCATTACAATCAAAGGTACAGAGTATCCTTTGTTAAATACAAATTTTCCAACGATTGATCCAGCTGACCCTTATACCTTAACAGCAGAAGAAGAACTAGTAGTTGAAAAACTGGTTACAGCTTTTAAAAACTGCGAACGGCTTCAAAAACATATTGCTTACTTATATAGCAAAGGCAGTATGTATCTGACCTATAATGATAATTTATTGTTCCATGGCTGTATGCCATTGACTGAAGATGGAGAATTTATGGGTATGGAGATTCAAGGAGAACAGTATGCCGGCAGAAAGTTGTTGGATAAATTTGAAGAAGTTTTACGAAAAGGGTATTTAAATAAAGATCATAAAGATAATGAAAAGTATTTAGATTATGTTTGGTATCTATGGACGGGACCGGTCTCTTCTCTTTTTGGAAAAGACCAAATGACGACATTCGAACGGTATTATGTTGCCGATAAAGCTACACATGAAGAAAAGAAAAATGCGTATTACAAGATGCGAAATGATGAAAAAACATGTGAAAAAATTCTGAACGAATTTGGATTAGAACCTCTTAAAGGTCACATCATTAATGGGCATACACCAGTGAAAGAAAAGCGTGGAGAAGATCCAATTAAAGCAAATGGACGTATCATTGTGATCGACGGTGGATTCTCAAAAGCTTACCAAGGTACCACTGGTTTAGCAGGGTATACACTTTTATACAATTCGTATGGAATGGTTTTAGTCTCACACCAACCATTTACTTCTGTCAGTGAGGCAATTGAAAACGAAATAGATATCATGTCTACAAGAAGAGTTATCGACCGAGAACTAGATCGGAAAAAAGTAAGAGAAACCGATGTCGGCAAAGAATTGACTAAGCAAGTAAGCGATTTGAATGCACTATTGGCTGCTTACCGTAATGGGGACATTATTGAAAAAACTAGACAAAATCATACTGTTCTTAAGTAA
- a CDS encoding Cof-type HAD-IIB family hydrolase, with product MVLPKTLVFFDLDGTLLNNKSEVDQEVTVALEKLKENGGVPFIATGRSPLEIQHVLDTTPIESFITLNGQYIMYEGKEIYRSQMPQELLIRLKQAADERGLAVAFYTSDKIRVTHTSEEVESAYNFIHSKRPPVDAEIHLNEEVLMALILTMDTAIDDQLRELFPELSFYRNTPFSIDVITKGNSKATGIQELVKLMNFDTVPTYAFGDGPNDLEMLTHADYGVAMANGIDVLKNTADYITSSHVEGGIIEGLEFYDLIK from the coding sequence ATGGTACTGCCAAAAACGTTAGTTTTTTTCGATTTAGACGGAACATTGTTAAACAATAAATCTGAAGTAGATCAAGAAGTAACTGTTGCTTTAGAAAAGTTGAAAGAAAACGGTGGAGTTCCATTTATTGCAACAGGAAGAAGTCCACTTGAAATTCAACATGTACTCGATACAACACCCATTGAGTCTTTTATCACGTTGAATGGTCAATACATTATGTATGAAGGCAAGGAAATCTACCGCAGTCAAATGCCGCAAGAGTTGTTGATTCGCTTGAAACAGGCAGCTGATGAGCGTGGTCTAGCTGTTGCTTTTTATACAAGTGATAAAATTCGAGTGACACATACTTCAGAAGAAGTTGAGAGTGCGTATAATTTTATTCACTCTAAAAGACCACCTGTTGATGCAGAAATTCATTTAAATGAAGAAGTGCTGATGGCATTGATTCTAACAATGGATACGGCTATTGATGATCAACTTAGAGAGCTGTTTCCTGAATTGTCATTTTACAGAAATACACCTTTCAGTATAGATGTCATTACGAAAGGCAATTCAAAAGCTACAGGTATTCAAGAATTGGTTAAATTGATGAACTTTGATACCGTTCCTACGTATGCATTCGGAGATGGTCCGAATGATTTAGAAATGTTGACTCATGCTGATTACGGTGTAGCGATGGCAAATGGCATTGATGTGTTAAAAAATACTGCGGATTATATAACGTCTAGTCATGTTGAAGGCGGAATTATTGAAGGATTAGAGTTTTACGACTTAATTAAATAA
- the secG gene encoding preprotein translocase subunit SecG, whose amino-acid sequence MYDTLLIAELIVSVLLIIVVAMQPTKTSNAASAFTGGAEQLFGKQKARGFEAVLQRATVVLGTLFFALALALAYIAIN is encoded by the coding sequence TTGTACGATACACTTTTAATTGCTGAACTAATTGTATCAGTTTTACTTATCATTGTAGTTGCTATGCAACCTACAAAGACCAGCAATGCTGCTAGTGCATTCACCGGCGGAGCTGAACAATTATTTGGGAAACAAAAAGCACGCGGATTTGAGGCTGTATTGCAACGTGCTACAGTAGTACTTGGAACATTATTCTTTGCGTTGGCACTTGCTCTTGCTTATATAGCAATTAATTAA